ACTCGTCTACTTTTTCGCTGTTTTGTATGACTCCATCCGAATAGTCAACGGCGAGTTTGCAAAGAGTAGCATAGTCTACCGGTTCTTTCAAGTCACCTAAATCTTTTTTGGAAATGCCTTTCAGCATCAGTTTGGCTGCGAAATCGTCGCTAAGTGTATTCTTGAAGTCATCTTCATAAACAGAGAATACCACTTTGGCATCGCGGAAAGAAGGTTCGTCTTTATAGGCTTTCTTAATATAAAGAGGAGCTAAAGCTGTCATCCAGCCATGACAATGAATGACATCAGGACACCAGCGAAGTTTTTTCACTGTTTCCAATACACCGCGCGCATAGAAAATGGCACGGCTATCGTTATCATCATATTCCACACCATTTTCATCCGATGTTTGCATACGATTCTGGAAATAATCATCATTATCGATGAAATATACCTGCATGCGTGCGGATTGGATAGAAGCAACTTTTATAATCAAGGGGTGGTCAGTATCATCAATGATCAGGTTCATACCAGAGAGGCGGATCACTTCGTGCAGCTGGTTTCTGCGCTCATTGATATTTCCCCATTTAGGCATAAAGGTTCTGATTTCACGGCCTTTTTCTTGTATCGCCTGTGGAAGGTTTCTACCTATATTGGCCATTTCGGATTCTGAAACGTAAGGTGTAATCTCTTGAGTAATAAATAAAACTTTATTTGCCTTTGTCATAATAACAATAGTTCACTATAATATTCTGCAAAGATACGAAAAAAAAGACACATTAAATAAGATATTCTTTCTTTATGTGGCAAATATTAGTTTATTTTGCAGAGTTTTTGCAAACGAGTAAAACATAAACCAATTGACGAAAATGAAAGTAGTGCACACTATCAAGGACTTACAGGCAGAATTGACTGTCTTGAGAGCCCAAGGTAAAAAGGTGGGACTGGTTCCTACAATGGGTGCTTTACATGCGGGACATGCATCTCTGGTAAAGCGCAGCGTAAGTGAGAATGGTGTAACTGTTGTGAGTGTTTTTGTGAATCCCACACAGTTTAACGATAAAAACGATTTGGAGAAATATCCGCGTACGTTGGATGCAGATTGCCGTTTGTTGGAAGAATGCGGAGCGGATTTCGCTTTTGCTCCTTCGGTAAGCGAAATGTATCCGGAACCGGATACCCGTCAATTTAGCTATTCACCATTGGATACGGTGATGGAAGGTGCTTTCCGTCCGGGTCATTTTAACGGTGTTTGCCAGATTGTCAGCAAACTGTTTGATGCCGTACAGCCGGACCGTGCATATTTCGGAGAGAAGGATTTTCAGCAGTTAGCAATTATTCGTGAGATGGTTCGACAATTGAAATATAACCTTGAAATTGTAGGTTGTTCAATTGTGCGTGAGGAAGATGGACTGGCATTGAGTAGCCGGAATAAACGTTTATCTGCGGAAGAACGTGAAAATGCTTTAAATATTTCCCGGACCTTATTTAAAAGTCGTAACTTTGCAGCCACTCACACAGTGAGCGAAACGCAAAAGATGGTAGAAGATGCGATTGAAGCTGCTCCGGGGTTGCTCATGGAGTATTTTGAGATCGTAGACGGAAACACATTGCAGAAAATTAGTAATTGGGAGGATACTTCCTATGCAGTAGGATGCATCACTGTATTCTGTGGAGAAGTCCGACTGATTGATAACATTAAATATAAAGAATAACTAAAAAGACGAAACCTTATGATGATTGAAGTGTTGAAGTCGAAAATTCATTGTGCACGTGTCACAGAGGC
The Bacteroides luhongzhouii DNA segment above includes these coding regions:
- the panC gene encoding pantoate--beta-alanine ligase, with translation MKVVHTIKDLQAELTVLRAQGKKVGLVPTMGALHAGHASLVKRSVSENGVTVVSVFVNPTQFNDKNDLEKYPRTLDADCRLLEECGADFAFAPSVSEMYPEPDTRQFSYSPLDTVMEGAFRPGHFNGVCQIVSKLFDAVQPDRAYFGEKDFQQLAIIREMVRQLKYNLEIVGCSIVREEDGLALSSRNKRLSAEERENALNISRTLFKSRNFAATHTVSETQKMVEDAIEAAPGLLMEYFEIVDGNTLQKISNWEDTSYAVGCITVFCGEVRLIDNIKYKE
- a CDS encoding glycogen/starch synthase, whose protein sequence is MTKANKVLFITQEITPYVSESEMANIGRNLPQAIQEKGREIRTFMPKWGNINERRNQLHEVIRLSGMNLIIDDTDHPLIIKVASIQSARMQVYFIDNDDYFQNRMQTSDENGVEYDDNDSRAIFYARGVLETVKKLRWCPDVIHCHGWMTALAPLYIKKAYKDEPSFRDAKVVFSVYEDDFKNTLSDDFAAKLMLKGISKKDLGDLKEPVDYATLCKLAVDYSDGVIQNSEKVDESIIEYARQSGKLVLDYQQPENYADACNEFYDQVWDATANEEE